The genomic window TGAATCTTGGCCGGCTGATTGCCATGCTTTTCGATCCGCACGTCGAGATTCTCCGGCGCCGGCTGGTCGACGCCGGGGGGCATCACTACGCCCGGGTGGAAGAACCGGATAACCGGGGCGCCATCTTCACTGTAATAAAACCGCTGCAACAACCGCCGCACGTCGAGCGGCGCATCCGGCGGCGACGCAGGCGCCGGGATCGTCTGCGTCGTTCGCTCTGCAGGAATGATCTCTACATCAGTCGCTTGCCCGCCGCGAATCAATTGGAGTCGAAGTTGCTTGTCACCGGCGGCTTCAACGGCCTTCATCAATGCGCCGATATCTCCGATCTTCCCGCCGTTGGCGGAAACGATGAAATCGAATTTCTTCAACCCCGCCTTTTCGGCAGGGCTGTCCGGCCGGATATCCACAACGACCACGCCCTCGGGTTGATTCAATTGCGCGCGAAGCGCCTCGTCGGCCGGCATGCACATCACGCCGATCCAGTACTTGCCAGGCGTCAACTCGCCCAGTGGCTGAATCGTCAATTCACCGTCGCCCACGGGACCGTCGGCGAGGATGATCACATCCTTATGCTCGACCGGCGCCGGCGGTGCCGCGGGCGGCTGACTTTCATCCAACTGAACGAACAGCACTTTCGCCTGCTGTGGCGCAGCCAAGATGAACTTCGGACCCTCGTCCGCCCGAGCGCCGTTCGCGCTGAGCGCCAAACTCGCCGCGCCAAAAGCAGCGGCC from Planctomycetia bacterium includes these protein-coding regions:
- a CDS encoding PDZ domain-containing protein, giving the protein MNIHGWRFSAAAFGAASLALSANGARADEGPKFILAAPQQAKVLFVQLDESQPPAAPPAPVEHKDVIILADGPVGDGELTIQPLGELTPGKYWIGVMCMPADEALRAQLNQPEGVVVVDIRPDSPAEKAGLKKFDFIVSANGGKIGDIGALMKAVEAAGDKQLRLQLIRGGQATDVEIIPAERTTQTIPAPASPPDAPLDVRRLLQRFYYSEDGAPVIRFFHPGVVMPPGVDQPAPENLDVRIEKHGNQPAKIHVEQDGKTWDVTEDQLGDLPEETRGHVSRILGRDQHLPFNFRLPEGAQGEFKIQVAPPGAPGAPPVQALPQRGPDGNVRGRVRNWTQREEGGGDRLEQRLDQLNERLDRLQQLIESMQKAPSTGDAPPQP